The following proteins are encoded in a genomic region of Thermococcus pacificus:
- a CDS encoding MMPL family transporter, translating to MAWNEWIAKHAKLVLLAWIVVIILMSPLAAKLSEVTNYSEEQMVSHNIESIKVQDIISEEFSGAQNENLTYLLITNVSVNDERAREAYYSFKERVEGKYADNVTSYYDALDGLWDMTYDLTLNITKMTANVTGLLYTTAIQTNEGFGQLLAAVYQLGNTTEMVKNGLVGAAQGYLALKQNVTGLYNQTVLLRNALNQTDLAYVALHRNLTSTAGMLKSLNSTLAELNQGLYTLNATYGKTYMGVIAVHRAVLASGAYERGSLTQAEAQAIASQTGTTPEFVYAVFNSVYPVYASAGSGAITDTFLANVTEGIVKAGSPAEQVPLVEAYGRAFYFGVRAFDEKVGSEYALQSMGPEELAQAVSGIATSALQSLPEVIAQSNQTVEVEGFGTIDAKTFSGIVETAISLGPNPSAEAVENATVEVALSFMGNVPNNPLSGLPNAKEVLKELLKTGPTKELERSILLSGMAENLPAEASQFAPVIVDAVLTYDENATRVLSKDPSVLEEATISVLKGITTQMGLSVDENLLKELYESNGSPEVLDKVALEMLKAGTAEQLSRAGVPNAEAIADVIVKTAAEDPQGIISGERLEEATVKVVSALSSGMGGNAEFDVSEIVKGLYEGADPRELAENLFLEGAREQMENANVSVPEEFRGVFLNLTETIVKNYPMGEEEIAKLVKGTVRSFVESYAKNNPYGIEITFDTSKLVDIAFEFKDRPDAMTMDDVKPLAEALFPTVLEKAGTYLSMLKSDDNTTMLITFVPRGRPGPSEDIYKYRAENAKRVKEIALEEFGKYFPEVDGALGGTPVQAHEMTEYGQRDNSVTTRASMIMALVVLFILMGMALLATFLPFTGVATSALTALGIAYLLAKGGIIDVGSWAQMLTITTALGLGIDYSTYYVHRFREYIAEGYEHEKAVAEALKRAKDAVLASAFTDIIAFASFVLAWEFPIFQQMGIIAPLAVVSVLIASLTFIPAITALIGDKSWFWWPRHIKHASALDVHERSKIAEWVVKHAKVVLIIALLIAAPATYTFVTFKGTHDMSLFLPEDSETLKFMTLSQEKLGASLMSPNYVIIEFSGNVSDDDLKLIDEITAHISTMEGVKAVYSPTRPYGEPVSNLTLSAVKALGGDRFISSRGDKVMIQVESSYRPTDEEAKNLVKALRAYVREVAEKNPRIKAGLVGGGAALSMDLTDRINDIFWHRIIPVALVLMFLSLIPTLKGLPAVASTMITIFLGVMTSIWVSTWLFERVFGQEVMWFLPLMVFVVLMGVGIDYNSFYLVKARDEFERRKPDEALIVAAGTMDKLVIGLAVVLASTYGALMLSSTWGTREMGFALAAGILLTATMAVYFIGPAFMSLFGEKAWWPLFKNRGEAGKK from the coding sequence ATGGCCTGGAACGAGTGGATAGCCAAGCACGCGAAGCTCGTGCTTCTCGCTTGGATAGTCGTGATAATCCTAATGTCTCCCCTCGCGGCAAAGCTGAGCGAGGTCACCAACTACAGCGAGGAGCAGATGGTGTCCCACAACATAGAGTCCATAAAGGTCCAGGACATAATCTCCGAAGAGTTCTCAGGGGCACAGAATGAGAACCTGACGTACCTGCTCATCACGAACGTAAGCGTCAACGACGAGAGGGCGAGAGAAGCTTACTATTCTTTCAAGGAGCGTGTTGAAGGCAAATACGCCGACAACGTGACCTCTTACTACGATGCCCTCGACGGGCTCTGGGACATGACCTACGACCTCACGCTTAACATAACTAAGATGACAGCGAACGTCACGGGGCTTCTCTACACAACCGCGATTCAGACGAACGAGGGCTTTGGCCAGCTTCTCGCCGCGGTTTACCAGCTCGGTAACACCACCGAGATGGTCAAAAACGGCCTCGTCGGTGCCGCGCAGGGTTATTTAGCTCTGAAGCAGAACGTTACTGGCCTTTACAACCAGACGGTTCTCCTCAGGAACGCGCTCAATCAGACCGACTTAGCTTACGTCGCCCTCCACAGAAACCTCACTTCAACAGCCGGAATGCTCAAGTCGCTCAACTCCACGCTGGCGGAGCTAAACCAGGGACTTTACACGCTGAATGCAACCTATGGAAAGACCTACATGGGAGTGATAGCCGTTCACAGGGCGGTTCTAGCGAGCGGAGCCTATGAGAGGGGAAGCCTAACCCAGGCCGAGGCGCAGGCCATAGCCAGCCAAACCGGAACAACGCCGGAGTTCGTCTACGCGGTCTTCAACTCGGTTTACCCAGTCTATGCCAGCGCGGGGAGTGGCGCAATCACCGACACGTTCCTCGCCAACGTTACGGAGGGCATCGTCAAAGCCGGCTCACCGGCGGAGCAGGTTCCCCTTGTCGAGGCCTATGGAAGAGCTTTCTACTTCGGAGTTAGGGCCTTCGACGAAAAAGTCGGAAGCGAGTATGCCCTCCAGAGCATGGGCCCGGAGGAGCTAGCCCAGGCAGTCTCGGGGATAGCCACGTCAGCCCTTCAGAGCCTTCCTGAGGTGATAGCCCAGAGCAACCAGACGGTTGAGGTTGAGGGCTTTGGAACCATCGACGCAAAGACCTTCTCCGGAATAGTCGAGACGGCGATTTCACTCGGACCAAACCCAAGTGCCGAGGCCGTTGAGAACGCCACCGTCGAAGTCGCGCTCTCGTTCATGGGCAACGTTCCAAACAACCCACTCTCAGGGCTTCCAAACGCAAAAGAAGTTCTGAAAGAGCTTTTAAAGACCGGGCCGACGAAGGAGCTTGAGAGGAGCATTCTCCTCTCGGGCATGGCGGAGAACCTTCCAGCCGAGGCTTCCCAGTTCGCCCCAGTCATCGTCGATGCGGTTCTGACTTACGACGAGAACGCCACCAGAGTTCTCTCAAAAGACCCAAGTGTTCTTGAGGAGGCCACAATCTCTGTCCTCAAGGGCATAACGACCCAGATGGGTCTGAGCGTTGACGAGAACCTACTGAAGGAGCTATACGAGAGCAACGGAAGCCCGGAGGTTCTTGATAAGGTCGCCCTTGAAATGCTCAAGGCCGGAACAGCTGAGCAGCTGTCCAGGGCTGGCGTTCCAAACGCCGAGGCTATAGCGGATGTAATCGTCAAAACCGCCGCCGAAGACCCCCAGGGAATAATAAGCGGTGAGAGGCTTGAAGAAGCAACCGTAAAGGTCGTTTCCGCGCTTAGCTCCGGCATGGGCGGAAATGCAGAGTTCGACGTTTCGGAGATTGTGAAGGGACTCTACGAGGGAGCAGACCCAAGGGAGCTGGCCGAAAACCTCTTCCTCGAAGGGGCCAGGGAGCAGATGGAGAATGCCAACGTGAGCGTCCCCGAGGAGTTCAGGGGAGTTTTCCTCAACCTGACCGAGACGATAGTGAAGAACTACCCCATGGGCGAGGAGGAGATAGCAAAGCTCGTCAAGGGGACGGTGAGGTCCTTCGTAGAGTCCTACGCAAAGAACAACCCCTACGGCATCGAAATAACCTTTGACACCTCGAAGCTCGTGGATATAGCCTTCGAGTTCAAGGACAGGCCGGATGCAATGACGATGGACGACGTCAAGCCGTTAGCTGAGGCGCTGTTCCCAACGGTGCTAGAGAAGGCGGGAACTTACTTGAGCATGCTCAAGAGCGACGACAACACTACGATGCTCATAACCTTCGTCCCGCGCGGAAGGCCTGGGCCGAGTGAAGATATCTACAAGTACAGGGCAGAAAACGCGAAGCGCGTGAAGGAGATAGCCCTCGAGGAGTTTGGAAAGTACTTTCCGGAGGTTGATGGCGCCCTCGGAGGAACGCCGGTTCAGGCGCACGAGATGACAGAGTACGGCCAGAGGGACAACAGCGTCACCACCAGGGCGAGCATGATAATGGCGCTCGTGGTTCTCTTCATACTCATGGGAATGGCCCTCCTCGCGACCTTCCTGCCGTTTACGGGAGTTGCGACCTCTGCTTTAACCGCCCTGGGAATAGCCTATCTGCTCGCGAAGGGAGGAATAATCGACGTCGGTAGCTGGGCGCAGATGCTGACGATAACTACCGCCCTCGGTCTCGGTATCGACTACTCGACCTACTACGTCCACCGCTTCAGGGAGTACATTGCCGAGGGCTACGAGCACGAGAAGGCAGTGGCAGAAGCGCTGAAGAGGGCCAAGGACGCAGTTTTGGCGAGCGCCTTCACCGACATCATAGCCTTCGCCTCCTTCGTCCTCGCCTGGGAGTTCCCGATATTCCAGCAGATGGGCATAATAGCCCCGCTCGCGGTCGTTTCAGTCCTCATCGCGAGCTTAACGTTCATCCCGGCAATAACCGCCCTCATCGGCGACAAGAGCTGGTTCTGGTGGCCGAGGCACATCAAGCACGCCAGCGCCTTGGACGTCCACGAGAGGAGCAAGATTGCCGAGTGGGTAGTCAAGCACGCCAAGGTGGTTCTCATAATAGCACTCCTCATAGCGGCACCAGCAACCTACACCTTCGTGACCTTCAAGGGAACCCACGACATGAGCCTCTTCCTGCCTGAGGACAGTGAGACCCTCAAGTTCATGACGCTCAGCCAGGAAAAGCTCGGCGCGTCGCTGATGTCCCCCAACTACGTGATAATCGAGTTCAGCGGCAACGTTAGCGACGACGACCTCAAGCTCATAGACGAAATAACCGCCCACATATCCACGATGGAGGGTGTTAAGGCTGTCTATTCACCGACGAGACCCTACGGAGAGCCTGTCAGCAATTTAACCCTCTCGGCAGTGAAGGCCCTCGGCGGCGACAGGTTCATCTCCTCAAGGGGCGACAAGGTCATGATACAGGTCGAGAGCAGTTACAGGCCAACCGACGAGGAGGCCAAGAACCTCGTGAAGGCACTAAGGGCTTACGTTAGGGAAGTTGCCGAGAAGAACCCGAGGATCAAGGCCGGCCTTGTTGGAGGAGGCGCAGCGCTCTCAATGGACCTAACGGACAGGATAAACGACATCTTCTGGCACAGAATAATCCCAGTGGCCTTAGTGCTCATGTTCCTATCCCTGATACCGACCCTCAAGGGACTGCCGGCAGTGGCCTCCACGATGATCACGATATTCCTCGGCGTCATGACGAGCATCTGGGTCTCAACGTGGCTCTTCGAGAGGGTCTTTGGGCAGGAAGTCATGTGGTTCCTGCCGCTGATGGTCTTCGTCGTGCTCATGGGAGTCGGCATCGACTACAACAGCTTCTACCTCGTCAAGGCAAGGGACGAGTTCGAGCGCAGGAAGCCAGACGAGGCGCTGATAGTTGCCGCCGGAACGATGGACAAGCTCGTCATAGGCCTCGCAGTGGTTCTAGCGAGCACCTACGGTGCACTGATGCTCAGCAGCACGTGGGGAACGAGGGAGATGGGCTTCGCATTGGCGGCAGGAATACTCCTGACGGCGACTATGGCGGTCTACTTCATTGGCCCTGCCTTCATGAGCCTCTTTGGCGAGAAAGCCTGGTGGCCGCTGTTCAAGAACCGCGGGGAAGCAGGGAAGAAGTGA